The DNA segment CGGCTTCTTGCGAATGCTGGAGACAAGAATCCGGTTCTGTCGAAGAACTCTTTCCAACTCTTCGCGGCTCCCGGCCGTGAGCTCTCCCTGCACCATGGCTCCCGCGAGAGTCTTCCCTTTGTATTCATAGACTGGCATAATCTATTCCCTTCCCCGGTCATCCGCTCACGCCATGACCGGCGTTTTTCCTCTTGTCAACATCTCATTCAATTCCTGGATGTTCGAGCTGTAACCCATGGCATCGTTCAAAGTAATCTTGCCGGTATTGTAAAGCTCCGCCAATGACTGATTCATCGTCTTCATACCATATTTCTGTCCCGACTGAATCATGCTGTATATCTGATGCACCTTATCGTCTCTTACCAACGCCCGAATAGCCGGGGTGCAGACCATTATCTCCAGCGACATTACCCGTCCGCCGCCGATGCGGGGAATGAGACATTGCGACACCACCGCTTGAAGTGAAAAGGACAGCGAGATTCGCACCTGCTCCTGCTGGTTGGTGGGGAAAACGTCTATTATACGGTTTATCGATTCCGCTGTGGAATTGGTATGCAGGGTGGCGAACGCCAGATGTCCTGTCTCCGAGATATTGAGAGCCGATTCGATGGTCTCCAGGTCGCGCATCTCACCGACAAGAACGACATCGGGGTCTTCCCGAAGAGCATATTTCAGCGCCGCCGAGAATGACTGCGTGTCGCTGAAGACTTCTCTCTGATTGACAATAGATGACTGATGGCGATGAAGATACTCGATAGGGTCTTCTACGGTAATAATATGGCACTGCCGCTCGCGATTTATTCTATCGATAATGGCGGCCAATGTCGTCGATTTTCCAGAGCCGGTCGGACCTGTTACCAACACCAGCCCACGCGGCAATCTGGCAAACTCCGCAACTACTTTGGGCAATCCGAGTTCTTCGAAAGTCTTGACTTTGTAAGGTATCTGCCGAAGCGCCACGGCCACATTTCCCCTCTGCATAAATACATTGCAGCGGAAACGGCTCATATTCTCAATGCCAAAGGAAAGGTCAAGTTCCGAGCTGGTTTCGAATTTTAAGCGCTGCTTCTCATTCATGATGGAATACGCCAGTTTTTTGGTCATATCGGGGGTGAGAGTATCATATGCCATCCGGACCAGTTTGCCATCTACACGGACTACAGGCGGAGAGCCCACCGTCAGATGCAAGTCGGAGGCATCCATCTTGACCATATCTTCAAGCAACTGGCGAAGAGTTATCATAACTTTCTCCCTCTGGAAAACTGAAAATTAATAGACAAATTATCCTAATATTGTATCGGAAATTTTTGTGAAATCTTG comes from the Candidatus Zixiibacteriota bacterium genome and includes:
- a CDS encoding type IV pilus twitching motility protein PilT, with protein sequence MITLRQLLEDMVKMDASDLHLTVGSPPVVRVDGKLVRMAYDTLTPDMTKKLAYSIMNEKQRLKFETSSELDLSFGIENMSRFRCNVFMQRGNVAVALRQIPYKVKTFEELGLPKVVAEFARLPRGLVLVTGPTGSGKSTTLAAIIDRINRERQCHIITVEDPIEYLHRHQSSIVNQREVFSDTQSFSAALKYALREDPDVVLVGEMRDLETIESALNISETGHLAFATLHTNSTAESINRIIDVFPTNQQEQVRISLSFSLQAVVSQCLIPRIGGGRVMSLEIMVCTPAIRALVRDDKVHQIYSMIQSGQKYGMKTMNQSLAELYNTGKITLNDAMGYSSNIQELNEMLTRGKTPVMA